In a genomic window of Methanosarcina horonobensis HB-1 = JCM 15518:
- a CDS encoding DEAD/DEAH box helicase translates to MTISNEAAAGMETVELEPLREDKKRIFKEILGYFETHQRGYIKVPTGWGKTFLAKHIMKKHYEDGKLVLFLISKNNPLLSQTYYDRKKDRPLFPNSALLSSEQKIARKEIAEALRKSGQEKGKGFVLFASLQTVLGKQASEIKELLLEYTDLAIVDEIHNFINNRGNDFLNEFGERTKILGMTATPFQGVVGNVKFVDEIAGDMREVYAKTLPECILDNELAPLKYTIAESSEDIFEIFDFEKGLDELDRQDLFLDCSTADKLKKVVKRTQLAKDVYDSMVKQKNAKTLVFCAPVRKRVYGAGAEGEEINAFHAKLTASVFNGEISAPKLEKDLDPVLPLDFDNYTPEGEFKDSAFITSELPKDEQSALLAAFRDAEKPPYILCTVGMLIEGFDFPGLETLILLRPTLSMRLFEQQVGRVTRLSPVSGKDKGNIFEISDSIDSLYQRFGEGVFNGEKVDQVQMLQPEIRLEELFSEGDAARAIEEGKIEINKVDFSALGKGKGKGAQIREVPVRLPPTVLRAKYFSRLLALTEEKDVGAFEREKRELMRATLRFRVRELRDAEELSELSGKTNKLKREAYEDRRLGDVSRQHKPKVFGEVEWLLKLQALNSLKYEGERISMPEKNKILRTLGFEPDMRKIDSYRLKCLKLGSAQKTIPDLVKVLGFVSRLSSSETYQFLDKKKKEQWKREFLPAVYWGFCFIEDSPELKELFESTEWDRRVKNIIRQK, encoded by the coding sequence ATGACAATTTCAAATGAAGCCGCAGCCGGCATGGAAACAGTCGAGCTCGAGCCCTTGAGGGAAGATAAGAAGAGAATCTTTAAGGAAATTCTGGGATATTTTGAAACCCATCAGAGAGGCTATATTAAAGTTCCAACGGGCTGGGGTAAAACTTTTCTTGCAAAGCATATAATGAAAAAACACTACGAAGACGGAAAACTTGTACTTTTCCTGATCTCAAAAAACAATCCTCTCCTGAGCCAGACTTACTATGACAGGAAAAAAGACAGGCCTCTTTTTCCAAATAGTGCTCTCCTCTCTTCCGAACAGAAGATAGCGAGAAAAGAGATTGCAGAAGCTCTAAGAAAATCAGGACAGGAGAAAGGTAAAGGTTTTGTGCTCTTTGCCTCTTTGCAGACTGTTCTCGGAAAACAAGCATCCGAGATCAAAGAGTTGCTTCTTGAGTATACCGACCTTGCAATAGTTGACGAGATCCACAATTTCATTAATAACAGGGGAAATGATTTCCTCAATGAGTTCGGAGAACGGACTAAAATCCTGGGGATGACCGCAACTCCTTTCCAGGGTGTTGTCGGAAACGTCAAGTTTGTAGACGAGATTGCAGGAGACATGAGGGAGGTCTATGCAAAGACCCTGCCTGAGTGTATCCTTGATAACGAACTTGCACCCCTTAAGTACACGATAGCAGAAAGTTCGGAAGATATCTTTGAGATCTTTGATTTTGAAAAAGGACTGGATGAACTTGACAGGCAGGACCTTTTCCTTGACTGCAGCACAGCTGACAAACTGAAAAAAGTAGTTAAAAGAACGCAGCTTGCAAAAGATGTGTACGATTCGATGGTAAAACAAAAGAACGCAAAGACGCTTGTATTCTGCGCTCCTGTCCGGAAAAGAGTCTATGGAGCCGGGGCAGAAGGAGAGGAGATCAATGCTTTTCATGCAAAACTCACTGCTTCGGTCTTTAACGGAGAAATCTCAGCTCCTAAGCTCGAAAAGGACCTTGATCCTGTTTTACCTCTCGATTTTGATAATTATACCCCCGAAGGGGAATTCAAAGACTCAGCTTTTATAACCTCAGAACTGCCCAAAGATGAACAGAGCGCCCTTCTTGCAGCTTTCAGGGACGCAGAAAAACCGCCTTATATCTTATGTACGGTCGGCATGCTGATAGAAGGTTTTGATTTTCCGGGCCTCGAAACACTTATCCTGCTGCGTCCTACCCTGAGCATGCGGCTCTTTGAGCAGCAGGTAGGAAGGGTTACAAGGCTTTCTCCTGTTTCCGGAAAGGATAAAGGAAATATCTTTGAGATCTCGGACAGCATAGACTCCCTCTACCAGCGCTTCGGAGAAGGAGTTTTTAACGGGGAAAAGGTTGACCAGGTTCAGATGCTCCAGCCCGAAATCCGTCTTGAAGAACTTTTCTCTGAAGGGGACGCGGCAAGAGCAATTGAGGAAGGAAAAATAGAGATTAATAAGGTAGACTTCAGTGCTCTCGGAAAAGGGAAAGGAAAAGGCGCTCAAATCAGAGAAGTGCCTGTAAGGCTCCCCCCAACCGTGCTCAGGGCAAAGTATTTCTCACGCCTGCTCGCTCTGACCGAAGAAAAGGACGTAGGAGCTTTTGAACGGGAAAAGCGAGAACTTATGCGGGCTACCTTGCGGTTCAGAGTAAGGGAACTCAGGGACGCCGAAGAGCTTTCTGAGCTTTCAGGCAAGACAAATAAGCTCAAGCGAGAAGCCTATGAAGACCGCAGGTTAGGGGATGTCTCAAGGCAGCACAAGCCCAAGGTCTTCGGGGAAGTCGAGTGGCTCCTGAAACTTCAGGCCTTGAATTCCCTGAAGTATGAAGGCGAGCGTATCTCTATGCCCGAGAAAAACAAAATTCTAAGGACTCTGGGGTTTGAACCTGATATGAGAAAAATAGATAGCTACAGGCTTAAATGCCTTAAGCTCGGTTCTGCCCAGAAGACCATTCCCGACCTTGTAAAAGTGCTCGGTTTTGTGAGCCGCCTCTCATCTTCCGAAACCTATCAGTTCCTTGATAAGAAGAAAAAGGAGCAGTGGAAACGTGAGTTTCTGCCTGCGGTTTACTGGGGCTTCTGCTTTATTGAAGATTCTCCGGAACTGAAGGAGCTTTTCGAGTCCACGGAATGGGACAGGCGTGTTAAAAATATCATCCGGCAAAAGTAA
- a CDS encoding threonine--tRNA ligase → MQLLLIHSDYIEYETKKQTPVAEKIEESLKSGRLEEALTAFTAVESVDEANPEEAIEKAVSEIEKVAAQVKTNRIMLYPYAHLSSDLSSPKVAVQVLKGMETALSAKYEVKRAPFGWYKAFTVSCKGHPLSELSRSIRPQGAAKPAAKTEEAGEKEEVVSEALKAEGTARSYWRILTPDGELHEIEGFDLAPYPKLQQFVNYEISKSRAVERAPPHVELMRRLELADYEPGSDSGNMRYYPKGRLVKSLLENYVLDVATEFGAMEVETPLMYDMNHPTLKKYLDRFPARQYSIESDKRQMFLRFAACFGQFLMNHDMTISYKNLPLRMIEMTRYSFRKEQRGELVGLRRLRAFTMPDMHTLCEDMDQAVSQFKEQYDLCIDVLENIGIHVDDYEVAIRFTRDFYESNKDLVVSMAKTVNKPVLVEMWDTRFFYFVLKFEFNFVDALAKASALSTVQIDVENAERYDISYVNAEGKLERPTVLHCSPSGAIERCIYALLEKAAMETEEGKVPMLPVWLSPTQVRIVPVSEKHITFAEEVSRKLDCRVDVDDRDLSIGKKVREAGREWVPYVVVIGDKEIEEGTINVTIREESEQNKPQKIQMTPEELNVRIKEETAGKPYRKLPLAKYLSARPKFF, encoded by the coding sequence ATGCAGTTATTGCTCATTCACTCTGATTATATTGAATACGAAACCAAAAAACAAACTCCAGTTGCTGAAAAAATAGAAGAGTCCTTGAAGTCGGGAAGACTTGAGGAAGCTCTCACGGCTTTTACGGCTGTGGAAAGTGTGGATGAAGCCAATCCGGAAGAAGCCATAGAAAAGGCTGTTTCTGAAATTGAAAAAGTTGCAGCCCAGGTCAAAACAAACCGTATAATGCTTTATCCTTACGCCCACCTGAGTTCTGACCTTTCTTCTCCTAAAGTTGCAGTTCAGGTTTTAAAAGGTATGGAAACAGCTCTCTCAGCTAAATACGAGGTTAAAAGAGCTCCTTTCGGCTGGTACAAAGCTTTTACCGTAAGCTGTAAAGGACATCCCCTGTCCGAACTGTCCCGGAGCATCCGCCCCCAGGGTGCGGCAAAACCGGCAGCCAAAACCGAAGAAGCCGGGGAAAAAGAAGAGGTCGTTTCCGAAGCCCTGAAAGCCGAAGGCACTGCCAGGTCTTACTGGCGCATCCTGACTCCGGATGGAGAACTCCATGAGATCGAAGGTTTTGACCTTGCCCCTTACCCCAAACTTCAGCAGTTTGTAAATTATGAAATCTCCAAGAGCAGGGCAGTTGAGCGTGCCCCTCCCCATGTAGAACTTATGCGCAGGCTTGAGCTTGCAGACTACGAGCCAGGGTCCGACTCCGGAAACATGCGTTATTACCCCAAGGGAAGGCTTGTCAAATCCCTCCTTGAGAACTACGTGCTTGATGTCGCAACCGAGTTCGGGGCAATGGAAGTCGAAACTCCGCTGATGTACGACATGAACCACCCGACCCTCAAGAAGTACCTTGACAGATTCCCTGCAAGGCAGTACTCCATAGAGTCGGACAAGCGGCAGATGTTCCTGCGCTTTGCAGCCTGTTTCGGACAGTTCCTTATGAACCACGACATGACGATATCTTACAAGAACCTGCCACTCAGGATGATCGAAATGACCCGCTACAGTTTTAGAAAAGAACAGCGTGGGGAACTTGTGGGATTAAGGAGGCTCAGGGCTTTTACCATGCCGGATATGCACACCCTCTGCGAGGACATGGACCAGGCTGTAAGCCAGTTCAAAGAACAGTATGACCTCTGCATCGATGTGCTTGAAAATATAGGAATCCATGTCGATGATTATGAAGTTGCGATCCGCTTCACCAGGGATTTCTACGAATCTAATAAAGACCTTGTAGTCAGCATGGCAAAAACTGTCAACAAGCCCGTGCTTGTTGAGATGTGGGACACCCGTTTCTTCTACTTCGTGCTCAAGTTCGAGTTTAACTTTGTAGATGCCCTTGCCAAAGCCAGTGCACTTTCGACTGTCCAGATCGATGTGGAAAATGCCGAGAGGTACGATATTTCTTATGTGAATGCCGAAGGTAAGCTGGAAAGGCCGACTGTGCTCCACTGCTCTCCAAGCGGTGCAATAGAAAGATGCATTTATGCTCTCCTTGAAAAAGCTGCGATGGAAACTGAAGAAGGAAAAGTTCCGATGCTGCCTGTCTGGCTTTCCCCCACTCAGGTAAGGATTGTACCTGTTTCAGAAAAGCACATCACTTTTGCCGAAGAGGTTTCAAGGAAACTGGACTGCAGGGTTGATGTTGACGACCGCGACCTGTCAATAGGAAAGAAGGTAAGGGAAGCTGGCAGGGAATGGGTGCCTTATGTTGTGGTCATTGGAGATAAGGAAATAGAAGAAGGCACGATTAACGTAACTATCCGTGAAGAATCCGAACAAAATAAACCGCAAAAAATCCAGATGACTCCGGAAGAACTCAATGTCCGCATAAAAGAAGAAACCGCTGGCAAACCCTACAGGAAGCTGCCGCTGGCAAAATACCTTTCTGCAAGACCGAAGTTCTTCTAA
- a CDS encoding IS5/IS1182 family transposase, giving the protein MGYDGHKKVKGIKLSVLVDLQGLPLSIIVVPANENDSTLYIPTLKNFKIKRPVGRPVNRPSKVTADGMYDTAKIRKYNRKRGIKSNIPVNKRNRKKKKIGRPIKVDQKEYKMKSIVERFFSWIESCKKVFPRYEIKEESYLGVVMVAAVIRLNEVLG; this is encoded by the coding sequence ATCGGCTACGACGGTCATAAAAAAGTAAAAGGAATAAAATTAAGCGTTTTAGTAGACTTACAGGGTCTACCTCTCTCTATAATTGTTGTTCCCGCAAATGAGAATGATTCAACACTTTATATACCTACACTTAAAAATTTCAAGATAAAAAGACCTGTAGGAAGGCCTGTTAACAGGCCTTCAAAAGTAACAGCTGATGGAATGTATGATACAGCTAAAATTAGAAAATATAACAGAAAAAGAGGAATAAAGTCCAATATACCAGTAAATAAAAGAAATAGGAAGAAAAAGAAGATAGGAAGACCAATAAAGGTAGATCAGAAAGAATACAAAATGAAAAGTATAGTAGAAAGGTTCTTTAGCTGGATAGAGTCATGTAAGAAAGTATTTCCAAGATATGAAATAAAAGAGGAATCATATCTAGGAGTCGTAATGGTAGCAGCAGTAATTAGATTAAATGAAGTTTTGGGATAG
- a CDS encoding transposase, whose amino-acid sequence MSFHEIDDVLWESIKPYLPPQKPHTGRPRANMRKLMNGILYVVMTGCTWKDVPRRYGSKSTVHRFHLYLCEHGIYQEIFNELLNKGYDLKKIDLSHCFTDTKDIPTKKGGISATTVIKK is encoded by the coding sequence ATGTCATTCCATGAAATCGATGACGTTCTATGGGAATCAATAAAGCCTTATCTTCCTCCTCAGAAACCACATACAGGAAGACCACGTGCAAATATGAGGAAGTTAATGAATGGTATTTTGTACGTTGTTATGACAGGTTGTACATGGAAAGATGTTCCTCGCCGCTATGGTTCTAAATCAACCGTTCATAGATTCCACCTCTACCTCTGTGAACATGGAATTTATCAGGAAATCTTTAATGAACTTTTAAACAAAGGTTATGATTTGAAGAAAATAGATCTCTCTCATTGTTTTACTGATACAAAGGATATTCCGACTAAAAAAGGGGGAATATCGGCTACGACGGTCATAAAAAAGTAA